A portion of the Deinococcus peraridilitoris DSM 19664 genome contains these proteins:
- the pdxY gene encoding pyridoxal kinase PdxY, which produces MIERVQASSERVRNILSIQSWVSYGHAGNASAVFPLQRLGFEVWAVHTVQFSNHTGYGQWRGQVLSTEHVAEVIEGIADRGVLHECDAVLSGYMGDANTAGAILNAVTRVREANPGALYCCDPVMGDVGRGVFVRPEIPEVMRERAVAAADIVTPNHFELELLTGREVRTLQDALQAATELRARIWAHGPRIVVVTSLVREDAPDDAIETLMLSGEGAWTVRTPLLPLDPPRNGTGDAVAALFLGHYLRSGNVPHSLENAVSALYNMLELTHRRGSREIQLIAAQDEYLQPSRRFAAQQVA; this is translated from the coding sequence ATGATCGAGCGCGTGCAGGCAAGCAGCGAGCGAGTGAGAAACATTCTGTCCATCCAGTCCTGGGTCTCGTACGGGCACGCCGGGAATGCCTCGGCGGTCTTTCCGCTGCAGCGCCTGGGTTTCGAGGTCTGGGCTGTTCACACCGTGCAGTTCTCCAACCACACCGGTTACGGTCAGTGGCGGGGGCAGGTCCTGAGTACCGAGCATGTCGCGGAAGTCATCGAGGGCATCGCCGATCGCGGTGTGCTGCACGAGTGCGACGCCGTACTCTCGGGGTATATGGGCGACGCGAACACGGCGGGCGCCATTCTGAACGCCGTGACGCGCGTTCGTGAGGCCAATCCCGGCGCGCTTTACTGCTGCGACCCCGTGATGGGCGACGTGGGGCGCGGGGTGTTCGTGCGCCCCGAGATTCCCGAGGTGATGCGCGAGCGGGCCGTTGCGGCAGCGGACATCGTGACCCCCAACCACTTCGAACTCGAACTGCTGACGGGGCGCGAGGTGCGCACCCTGCAGGACGCCCTGCAGGCGGCCACCGAACTGCGCGCGCGGATTTGGGCGCACGGACCGCGCATCGTGGTCGTAACGAGCCTGGTGCGTGAGGACGCGCCCGACGACGCCATCGAGACGCTGATGCTGTCCGGCGAGGGCGCCTGGACCGTCCGCACGCCGCTGCTGCCGCTCGATCCGCCTCGCAACGGCACGGGTGACGCGGTCGCCGCGCTGTTTCTGGGACATTACCTGCGCAGCGGCAACGTGCCGCACAGTCTGGAAAATGCGGTTTCGGCGCTTTACAACATGCTCGAACTGACCCACCGCCGGGGCAGCCGCGAGATTCAGCTGATCGCCGCGCAAGACGAGTACCTGCAGCCCTCCCGGCGCTTCGCGGCCCAGCAGGTCGCCTGA
- a CDS encoding hemolysin family protein, producing the protein MNSPVLELALVLALLLISGLLSASELAVTSARRSRLETLADQGKRAAAIALALSQQPGALLVTVRLGVTLLTIVNAIFAAQHFTRYLTPALEGRFGLAAPTVGSVVVVLVLLLLSLVIAELAPKRLALRDPEMLALRVAPLMHLLLVLTRPLVWALDRTTTGLLSLLGVKGERQDVVTEEDVRAMVEQATESGSLEAEESELIERVLRFTDRRVRDVMTPRVELVLLDVARPVPEVLADSLRLGHTRYPVYQGNAEEVIGLVRRDDLLAVALDSQLPLREVVRSPLFVPEGAWANDVLAQLHRRTQYEALVVDEYGDLVGMVTANDLISELIGVFGDEAEEAGMLVRRGDGSYLVDASIAMHDLREVLNLPKSEDEEFTTLAGYVLSHSGSIPNVGERLEVEGWTLEVVDLDGRRIDRVLIELPPGFVPQGEWHDASS; encoded by the coding sequence GTGAACTCACCCGTTCTCGAGCTGGCTTTGGTTCTGGCGCTGTTGCTGATCAGCGGGCTGTTGTCGGCCAGTGAACTGGCTGTGACCTCGGCCCGCCGGTCGCGCCTGGAAACCCTGGCAGACCAGGGCAAGCGCGCGGCGGCAATCGCCCTGGCGCTTTCCCAGCAACCGGGCGCTCTGCTGGTGACCGTTCGCCTGGGCGTCACGCTGCTCACCATTGTGAACGCCATCTTTGCCGCTCAGCACTTCACGCGCTATCTCACGCCCGCGTTGGAAGGCCGGTTTGGCCTGGCTGCCCCCACGGTCGGGTCGGTTGTGGTCGTGCTGGTGTTGCTGCTGCTCTCGCTGGTGATCGCCGAACTGGCGCCCAAGCGCCTTGCCTTGCGTGACCCCGAGATGCTGGCGCTGCGCGTCGCGCCCCTCATGCACCTGCTGTTGGTCCTCACCCGGCCGCTGGTGTGGGCGCTCGACCGCACGACCACGGGCCTGCTGTCGCTGCTGGGTGTGAAGGGCGAGCGTCAGGACGTGGTGACCGAGGAGGACGTGCGCGCGATGGTGGAACAGGCCACCGAAAGCGGTTCGCTGGAAGCCGAGGAAAGCGAACTGATCGAGCGGGTGCTGCGTTTCACCGACCGCCGGGTGCGCGACGTGATGACGCCGCGCGTGGAGCTGGTGCTGCTCGACGTGGCGCGGCCCGTTCCCGAGGTGCTCGCCGATTCATTGCGGCTCGGCCACACCCGTTACCCGGTCTACCAGGGCAATGCCGAGGAAGTGATCGGTTTGGTGCGCCGGGACGACCTGCTGGCCGTGGCCCTCGATTCCCAGTTGCCGCTTCGGGAAGTGGTGCGCTCACCGCTGTTCGTGCCGGAGGGAGCCTGGGCCAACGACGTGCTGGCCCAGCTGCACCGGCGCACGCAGTACGAGGCACTGGTGGTCGATGAATACGGTGACCTGGTGGGCATGGTCACGGCAAACGACCTGATTTCCGAACTGATCGGGGTCTTCGGCGACGAAGCGGAGGAGGCGGGCATGCTGGTGCGCCGTGGCGACGGCTCGTATCTGGTGGACGCCAGCATCGCCATGCACGACCTGCGCGAGGTGCTGAACCTGCCGAAGAGCGAGGACGAGGAATTTACCACCTTGGCCGGGTACGTGCTGTCACACTCGGGCAGCATTCCCAATGTCGGCGAGCGCCTGGAAGTAGAAGGCTGGACCCTGGAGGTGGTGGATCTGGACGGGCGCCGCATTGACCGGGTGCTGATCGAACTGCCCCCGGGTTTCGTTCCGCAGGGCGAGTGGCATGACGCTTCGTCCTGA
- a CDS encoding DEAD/DEAH box helicase, whose translation MTTTFADAFSALDLHASLQRAVGELGYAKPTPIQALALPPALQGRDVLGAAQTGSGKTAAFLLPILQRLQGLPRGKTRALVLAPTRELAAQIEESALALAKFTDVRVASVFGGVSMKPQEKAFRGGTDLIIATPGRLLDHFQHPYARLEALEVLVLDEADRMLDMGFLPDIRRVLRHLPARRQTLFFSATMPAPILQLSRELLRDPVMVGAERKAAPAQGVTQSIYPVPEELKTDLLLELLRQPSMESAIVFTRTKHRANRLAEKLIKAGVKAERIHGNRSQAARTEALAGFKSGKYRVLVATDIAARGIDVEALGHVVNFDVPEIPEDYIHRVGRTARAEMTGEALTFVAPQEEGDLKAIERAVGRKLDRVTLPDFDYRARPSERFEVPIGERIAEIRARKSEERARAKAKAERKAAQDPQPGGRGPAGSGAGRAATPSRSSASGPASAAQPAREGGRTGPSRPSRGRGRGGSRSS comes from the coding sequence ATGACCACTACTTTTGCAGACGCGTTCAGCGCGCTCGACTTACATGCCAGCCTGCAGCGCGCGGTTGGCGAACTTGGATACGCCAAGCCCACACCCATTCAGGCGCTGGCCCTGCCGCCGGCCTTGCAGGGCCGTGACGTGCTGGGTGCCGCGCAGACGGGCAGCGGCAAAACGGCCGCGTTCCTGCTGCCGATTCTACAGCGCCTGCAGGGCCTGCCGCGCGGCAAAACGCGCGCGCTGGTCCTGGCGCCCACCCGGGAGCTCGCCGCGCAGATCGAAGAAAGCGCCCTGGCACTCGCAAAATTCACGGATGTGCGCGTAGCGAGCGTCTTCGGCGGTGTCAGCATGAAGCCTCAGGAAAAGGCGTTTCGTGGTGGCACCGACCTGATCATCGCGACGCCCGGGCGCCTGCTCGACCATTTCCAGCACCCTTACGCCCGCCTGGAGGCGTTGGAAGTGCTGGTGCTCGACGAGGCCGACCGGATGCTCGACATGGGCTTTCTGCCCGACATCCGCCGGGTGCTGCGTCACCTGCCGGCGCGGCGGCAGACACTCTTCTTCTCGGCGACCATGCCTGCCCCGATTCTGCAGCTGAGCCGTGAACTGCTGCGTGACCCGGTGATGGTGGGAGCCGAGCGCAAGGCGGCCCCCGCTCAGGGAGTCACCCAGTCAATCTATCCGGTGCCCGAAGAGCTCAAGACCGACCTGCTGCTGGAGCTTTTGCGCCAGCCCAGCATGGAAAGCGCGATTGTCTTCACCCGCACCAAACACCGCGCCAACCGCCTCGCCGAAAAACTGATCAAGGCCGGGGTCAAAGCCGAGCGTATTCACGGCAACCGTTCCCAGGCAGCGCGCACCGAGGCGCTGGCGGGCTTCAAGTCCGGCAAGTACCGGGTGCTGGTCGCCACTGACATCGCCGCGCGAGGCATCGACGTCGAAGCGCTCGGGCACGTGGTGAATTTCGACGTGCCGGAAATCCCCGAGGACTATATCCACCGGGTGGGCCGCACTGCGCGCGCCGAGATGACCGGTGAGGCCCTGACGTTTGTAGCGCCCCAGGAAGAGGGCGACCTCAAGGCCATCGAGCGTGCAGTGGGTCGCAAGCTCGACCGGGTGACTCTGCCGGATTTCGATTACCGCGCGCGGCCCAGCGAGCGGTTCGAGGTGCCCATCGGTGAGCGCATTGCCGAAATCCGCGCCCGCAAGTCCGAAGAGCGCGCCCGCGCCAAGGCCAAGGCCGAACGCAAAGCGGCCCAGGATCCCCAGCCCGGCGGACGCGGCCCGGCCGGTTCAGGCGCGGGCCGTGCGGCGACACCTTCCCGGTCATCGGCGAGCGGTCCGGCGTCTGCTGCCCAACCGGCCCGCGAAGGCGGCCGGACGGGCCCTTCGCGTCCCTCGCGGGGTCGTGGCCGGGGTGGTTCACGCTCCAGCTGA
- a CDS encoding DUF305 domain-containing protein yields MFRLVPVIFLSLTVWAAGQHQHAPPPAAGSPTAQQARHRVFDPQLLAQLETLSGRNFDRAYLSMMIAHHQAGVEMSQALLPRLRDPQVREWAQIVVTGQQGEVREMTAMLTDFQLGGLDRVRADAMKAHMQGMLRAVRASTAPEEAFVSHMLEHHASGVLMATLALMRSDNDLLRLDAQGVVRVQAEQMNTYRSWKPRS; encoded by the coding sequence ATGTTTCGCCTCGTACCCGTGATATTCCTGTCCCTGACCGTCTGGGCTGCCGGCCAGCATCAGCACGCCCCGCCTCCCGCAGCAGGCTCGCCCACTGCGCAGCAGGCTCGCCACCGCGTCTTCGATCCGCAATTGCTCGCACAGCTGGAGACATTGTCCGGGCGCAACTTCGACCGTGCCTACCTGTCGATGATGATCGCGCACCATCAGGCTGGAGTGGAGATGAGCCAGGCCCTGCTGCCCCGGCTGCGTGATCCACAAGTCCGCGAGTGGGCGCAGATCGTGGTCACGGGACAGCAGGGGGAGGTCCGCGAGATGACGGCAATGCTCACCGATTTCCAGTTGGGCGGCCTGGACCGCGTGCGGGCCGACGCCATGAAGGCGCACATGCAAGGCATGCTCCGCGCCGTGCGGGCTTCGACCGCACCCGAGGAAGCGTTCGTGAGCCATATGCTCGAACACCACGCTTCGGGCGTGCTGATGGCCACCCTCGCCCTGATGCGCTCGGACAACGATCTGCTGCGCCTGGACGCCCAGGGTGTCGTCCGGGTCCAGGCCGAGCAGATGAACACGTACCGCAGCTGGAAGCCTCGCTCGTGA
- a CDS encoding acyl-ACP desaturase has translation MSAIIPPSALPTGRRQPAGLLSNQEKDTLIERAFLGLYRWYTSRSQETRNWNADKSFEWRQLRTDMPKEVTTILQGFFAVEQYAPDYTSELLRLVRASHGRSHFQLRWGSEEEKHADAWENAVLFSRQRSPQWIAEYKERLKSQQWTLPFPDAIHNLVYTVFQERATQLNYLNMMNIAQGKSTKPHLVGFQDPVLAKVAQTIAVDEAAHYNFFLEGVRLYLYYYPQKTLEAIKNVISQFSMPASHLVPDWEQFYETVYRAGVYGPRDFSRDVMQVVFRNLGIEGRKQLEDGIKATREVPTFEGDSTQQTAIWSSFDYGLVEGDVKRLHVKIEKYEQEIGFSELDPTEFVENPEVPSHAPSESEGDPEHE, from the coding sequence ATGAGTGCCATCATTCCTCCTTCTGCCTTGCCGACCGGACGCCGGCAGCCCGCGGGCCTGCTGTCCAACCAGGAAAAAGATACCCTGATCGAACGGGCGTTTCTGGGCCTGTACCGCTGGTACACCTCGCGGAGCCAGGAAACGCGCAACTGGAATGCTGACAAGAGTTTCGAGTGGCGTCAGTTGCGCACTGACATGCCCAAAGAAGTCACGACCATTTTGCAGGGCTTTTTCGCTGTCGAGCAGTACGCGCCTGACTACACCAGCGAGTTGCTGCGTCTGGTGCGCGCCAGTCACGGACGCAGCCACTTTCAGCTGCGGTGGGGCAGCGAAGAGGAGAAGCACGCCGACGCCTGGGAGAACGCCGTGCTGTTTTCGCGCCAGCGTTCGCCACAATGGATCGCCGAGTACAAAGAGCGCCTGAAAAGCCAGCAATGGACGCTGCCCTTTCCGGACGCCATTCACAACCTCGTCTACACGGTGTTTCAGGAGCGCGCGACGCAGCTGAACTACCTCAACATGATGAACATCGCACAGGGCAAGAGCACCAAGCCGCACCTTGTGGGCTTTCAGGACCCGGTGCTGGCGAAGGTAGCGCAGACCATCGCGGTGGACGAAGCAGCGCACTACAACTTCTTTCTGGAAGGTGTGCGCCTGTACCTGTACTATTACCCACAAAAGACCCTCGAGGCCATCAAGAACGTCATTTCGCAGTTCTCGATGCCAGCGAGCCACCTGGTGCCTGACTGGGAACAGTTTTATGAAACGGTGTACCGCGCCGGAGTGTACGGACCGCGCGACTTCAGCCGGGACGTCATGCAGGTGGTGTTTCGCAATCTCGGCATCGAGGGACGCAAGCAGCTCGAAGATGGCATCAAGGCCACGCGTGAAGTGCCGACCTTTGAAGGCGACAGCACTCAGCAGACGGCCATCTGGAGCTCGTTTGACTACGGTCTGGTCGAAGGCGACGTCAAGAGGCTGCACGTCAAGATCGAGAAGTACGAACAGGAGATCGGCTTCAGCGAACTCGATCCCACCGAGTTCGTCGAGAATCCCGAAGTGCCCAGCCACGCCCCCAGTGAGTCTGAGGGCGATCCGGAGCACGAATAA
- a CDS encoding M55 family metallopeptidase, protein MKVVISADMEGVCGVSSWVHVSPPEFGGLVSESEYARARLRLTREVNAAARGAFAGGASDVLVNDSHDGMRNLLPEELHEGVQFVSGNDKPLSMVQGVDEAGVGALLFVGYHARAGTPRAPLAHTWNGFVRDVRVNGRSTGEYGLNALVAGHYGVPVVFASGDDQAIAQIQAELGENVVGVSVKRGLSHFSAIHLHPARAQQLIEKGAEQAIRGTHLSPAPYRTSFPARVELAFDHQARADQCERVPNVTRVDNVTVAYDSPDALHLFQSFRLLCKVAEINLHT, encoded by the coding sequence GTGAAAGTCGTGATCAGTGCGGACATGGAGGGCGTGTGCGGCGTGAGCAGTTGGGTGCACGTCTCACCGCCGGAGTTTGGCGGGCTGGTATCGGAAAGCGAATACGCGCGTGCCCGTCTGCGCCTGACGCGCGAGGTGAACGCAGCAGCCCGGGGAGCGTTCGCGGGTGGCGCGAGTGACGTCCTGGTGAACGACTCGCACGACGGTATGCGCAACCTGCTTCCAGAAGAACTTCACGAGGGCGTGCAGTTCGTAAGCGGCAACGACAAGCCGCTCAGCATGGTTCAGGGAGTCGACGAGGCAGGCGTAGGCGCGCTGCTGTTCGTGGGCTACCATGCCCGTGCGGGCACACCGCGTGCTCCGCTGGCGCATACCTGGAATGGGTTCGTCCGTGATGTGCGCGTCAACGGACGCTCGACGGGCGAATACGGCCTGAACGCGCTGGTGGCCGGGCATTATGGGGTGCCGGTGGTGTTCGCTTCGGGCGATGACCAGGCCATCGCGCAGATTCAGGCGGAGCTGGGCGAAAACGTGGTCGGCGTGAGCGTCAAGCGCGGCCTGTCACACTTCAGCGCCATTCACCTTCACCCGGCGCGGGCGCAGCAGCTGATCGAGAAGGGGGCCGAACAGGCCATCCGGGGCACCCACCTCTCCCCTGCGCCTTACCGCACTTCCTTTCCAGCACGCGTGGAACTGGCTTTCGATCATCAGGCACGCGCCGATCAGTGCGAGCGCGTACCCAACGTTACGCGGGTGGACAACGTCACGGTCGCCTACGATTCACCCGACGCGCTGCACCTGTTTCAGAGCTTTCGCCTGCTGTGCAAGGTGGCCGAGATCAATCTGCACACCTGA
- a CDS encoding secondary thiamine-phosphate synthase enzyme YjbQ: MWYSTVLTLSPRPRGFHLITRDVQTALPELGRVQVGLLHVFVQHTSASLALSENASPDVRRDFERFFNRLVPDGASYLEHTDEGPDDMPAHLKAALLGSSLTVPVSRGRLALGTWQGLYLCEHRNAGGARSLVLSLHGETNG; the protein is encoded by the coding sequence ATGTGGTATTCCACCGTCTTGACCCTGTCGCCCAGGCCCCGAGGCTTTCACCTCATCACGCGTGACGTCCAGACGGCGCTGCCCGAGCTCGGGCGCGTGCAGGTCGGCCTGCTGCACGTGTTCGTGCAGCACACCTCGGCCAGCCTGGCCCTGAGCGAGAACGCTTCGCCGGATGTCCGGCGGGACTTCGAGCGTTTCTTCAACCGTCTGGTCCCGGACGGCGCGAGTTACCTGGAACACACCGACGAAGGCCCCGACGACATGCCAGCGCACCTCAAGGCAGCCCTGCTGGGCAGCTCGCTCACCGTGCCCGTGTCGCGTGGACGTCTGGCACTGGGAACCTGGCAGGGCCTCTATCTGTGCGAGCACCGCAACGCCGGAGGTGCCCGCAGCCTGGTTCTGAGCCTGCACGGCGAGACGAACGGATGA
- a CDS encoding 2'-5' RNA ligase family protein yields the protein MTLRPEGPRRFLALRPPADLSERIVKWQQSLGHHITMPHVTVKAPNNLDSDLAWQERVAALCALRPAFSVNVQGVDTFGDRVIFLSVQGEGVHRLHEALLEALGKAPHGAFEGASFAPHLSLVLGWKALHVSFHEALHSARATFAQESSFQAESVWQFVKFVPGQSYEIERNFPLAGPASLPTCDR from the coding sequence ATGACGCTTCGTCCTGAGGGTCCGCGCCGATTTCTGGCCCTGCGGCCGCCCGCCGATTTGAGTGAGCGGATCGTAAAGTGGCAACAATCGCTCGGGCATCACATCACCATGCCGCACGTGACCGTCAAAGCGCCGAACAATTTGGACAGTGACCTCGCTTGGCAAGAGCGGGTCGCGGCGCTTTGCGCGCTCAGACCGGCGTTCTCGGTGAACGTGCAGGGAGTGGACACCTTCGGTGATCGGGTGATTTTTCTCTCCGTGCAGGGAGAGGGTGTGCACCGGTTACACGAAGCCTTGCTGGAAGCCCTCGGGAAAGCGCCCCACGGTGCTTTCGAGGGCGCGTCCTTTGCGCCACATCTCTCACTGGTGCTGGGATGGAAGGCGCTCCACGTGTCCTTCCACGAAGCGCTGCATTCGGCCCGTGCGACATTCGCGCAAGAAAGCTCGTTTCAGGCCGAGTCTGTCTGGCAGTTCGTCAAATTTGTGCCCGGTCAGTCTTACGAAATAGAGCGGAATTTCCCACTGGCAGGTCCTGCTTCGCTTCCCACATGCGACAGATGA